The DNA sequence AAATGTTGAATAagcaaagggcaataactcggtgaAAACTCATCCGTTATTGTTCTATACACCCTatgtttttcacaatattttttatcGTTTCGTAAAGCTTTATTAAAATCACATCGATAATTAAAACTTTAGTGATACTTCGGACAATAGTGTCATTAGCAATTTAAAAAAGCAATAACCCAAAAAgtaagcaaagtagagttacggTTCTAATACAATGCGCTTTCTGTCAATGGTCTTTGTTATTGTGTGATATTCTAAAATATTCCTTCAATAGGAATAGAGTTTTGATCCAGATAAGCGTATGAGTAAatagaaagggagataatttaaaaggTAAGCAAAGTAGAGTGATGGTTTTTCCACAATGAATTTTCTTTCAATGACCTCTGTCATTGTTTGAAGTTTAAGTCCTGTCAGTAGTTCTGAAGATATGCTCAGGACAAATCTGTTCTGGCCAAATAAAAAAACGGAGATAATTCCAAGAgtaagcaaaacagagttatgtttTTTCTACACTGTACATTTTAATGGTCTCTGTCATTGTGTGAGGCTTTAGAAATATGTCTTTTATAGGTTTGCAGTTCCGTTTCTGAAAAAATGTTAAGAATGAATCATAGAAAGGGGGataatctttttaagaaacaAGCAAGATCGAGTTATGATTCCTTTCTGTTAACTGTTTCTCTCTTTATGTGAAGTCTAAATAAAAGTCCTTCAAAAGTGATGGAGTATGCTCCTAGCAAAACTTGGCACGGACTAACGGAAAGACCGAGAATATGTTTGCCTTCCGACGGTGGGATAATTAAATGGAAGGAACCTACATAAAGTCACCTTGTATATTAAACGCACTAGTGAATAAAAAGCCATCGAAATGTTTAGCAAATTTAATGTGACtgacaaaatacattaaaacgtGACAGCTCTCGACTATACAAACAAAGGATAAATATTCTGATTGAAATTGATTACACAAAGAAAGCGTTCTTCACGTAGTGAGTAAGTGGGTGAGCGAGTGCATGCATAACATTAGTTACATAATCATATATTGTAAcattgtttcatttcagttggcTAATTATGTATGTACCAAGGCATGACAACATATTTTGTAAAGGTTATTATGCTTTAGTAATAATAAAAAGCTTGCTCCtaatagacatttctaacgttAACGTAAAACGGAAAatgattactgaatccgtaaatgttatttgcaaataatggtctaagggagataactattgcattactattggatgaaattgtctcccatagaccacaaattagcctaaaattttacggattcggtattccgtttcgtaattacgtttacgtaaGAAAGGTCTATTTGAACTATTACTTATCCGTTTATAAAAAGACATTTTCTGTATATAGAATTCGGCGATAACAACAATATCAGGATGATATTGAAAGCTCTGACGGTTATAGCTGTTGTCGCTTTATCTAATGGATACCTTCAGTGGGGTAAGAAATTACCACCATTTGCGTCCAGCATGTACCCAGGAGCTGTAAGAGAAAGGATAAGGATACCACCTCGGCCAATGCCAGGCTTCAATGTATTACCGGTAAGGGCTTATAATTGAGAAAAATAAAGTATTGCATTTTGtccatattttcaaaaaaagtttggTTTTATAGGATTCGATTTTAATTTATTTCGGTGTTAAATCACCTGAGTAGTTACCTCCTCTTTTATCTGAAGATTTGTGGCATGTACTTTACACATTGCAAATACATTTAGTTGTAAACACACATTTTATGAATAAGAAATGCAAAGCATAACCATAAAAACATCAATATTTGGAAATTAGTGAAAATGGATATCATCCTCAACCTTTTCTGTCACCAcgatttatgaaaatattaaaagtggCTCTTAACGAATGAGCAATTAATTTGTACGGAGCAAATGTTTACTTCTGGACGCTTTCGTAGCTTCCTGCATTTACATTATGTTTTCTTCCAAATTATTTCTCATTTCAAAAATGTGTATCGcagatatcaaattaaaaaaaaaaaatattaaaagcgGTTAAGCTTAGTTTTTGATGATGGAAACAATTGATATTGTTCTTACTGCCCAAAAGAAATACGTTCAAATAGTATACATTTCATGAAAGGTTAGATTGTTAATCGTTTTGGCTATTGGCCGAAAATAAAATTCAGAAGTgtattattacatgacatcataaATATGTACTAGTCTTCATGTCTTTCCCTTCAAATTATGATTTAGGCCACGACAAAAAGTGACAAACTTTAAAACCTTCAATAGCGCAAACTATTGACCGATGGTTAATATATGGGGTCATTTAATAAGATAAATTATTACACGGTTTCTACCTGACATTTAAGTATGTAAATGCGAATGTAGCTCTGTATGcaaatttaatgtatatatttattgaaagtaaatacatttaatatggatttgtttacatttgaagTAAAAACTGAAGATAAAATATTCGAATAAAAGATGGCCATTATATATCTTTAAGAAATCAAAAACCGCTTTGGTAATATCAAAGAGCAGCAAAGAATTTACAACTTTTACAGAACAATAAAACTCTTGTACAACAACTCATGCAGATTATAGATGTTACTTACAAAGATTAAACGATGCGCTGCTATAGTATATTAAAACAGCCATAATTGTCATTGATTCATAATTCCGTGTATCATGATCAATTTaattggtttaacgtcgcaccgagacaataaaaggtcatatggcgacttttcagctttgatggtggaggaagaccccaggtgccccttcgtgtattatttcatcacgagcgggcatctagatagaaccaccgaccttccgtaagccagctggatggcttcctcacatgcagaattcaacgccccgagtgaagctcgaacccaaatcggtgaggggcaagtgatttgaggtcagcgaccttaaccacccggccacagaggcccccggCTGTATCATGATTAAAGGCTGTTATGATGCATTATGGTATGAACAGTTTGAAGCTTTTTGTCAGATCCTATGTATAACtatcaatattttcaatgttttcaataTTGTATATACACACGTATATAAGACTTTTCAACGAACTCAAGAGACAGGTATACCTCAAGTGCGTACTCTATAGCTTTACGAGGCGTTACTTTTTTCAGTGGCTCGGTCCATGGTATTTTTACAAGTTCAATAGGCGTCCATGTAGTTGGTCGAATTCTGAGGAATACACAGATTTTACCAAGGTTCTTCAGTTACAGAGAAATAGAATTATAACCCAACAAACTATGAGGTAACTTTATATGACAAATGTTAACTTGAGATATTAATCTgctgaaaacgaaaaaaaaaatactattgtgGAGTACAATCTAACGCAAATGCGAATCAGTCAAAATATTTGAGAAAGAGAAAGCATTGTCAAAATGTCATTTAGTCTAAAATTATCTTCATTTCTTTCAGAACTTTTGGCACGTGCAAATCCGTGACAGCAATCTGGTATGTCAATGGTCCCGGAGTGTTTAAAGGCATAGACCCTGTTGGTAAAGAATTATTAATTGCATTTTACCTACTGGTTTTGGAGGCGCTCTTATTAATTTTCCTTCTCCATGAAGGATGTATATGTGGCCGTGTGATTAGGGTCAGTCCCTTCGATTTGTTTAACCTTAACCGCTTCCTTTCAAACTTACCAGAGTAACAGACTTATGTCAAGTACACGAGGAAACCGCTCTGGCTTGTGTAATTTCAACAAGACTGCTTTACTGCCCGCTCATGCATTTCTGCAGTAGCTTTAACATTAAGACGGGAATTCCGGATTTTTCTATATCATTAAAAGAGATTCCCATCTGATCTAGTATTCTCTGCGGCCACAggcgcggagtatttgtgatggctttttgtaGTGCACTGCAGTGTATatcgtaaatgacgattttttcctttcgatttgcaaaatttcaaatttatattttttcatggtTGATCTGGCCtataataatggcatcagattaaacaacacaaacgagaaaataAGTTCCACTAGAAAAAAGAAGCAGAAAAAAAGAGagcaaaaaaaaagcaatttgtgtcggacatcactttgaaaattcctttcgttttcagtttgatgaatacGCCAGAAAGAAGGTTACCTTGTTGtgtgtaatatttattttttatatatattttagatatttgtttattatattgtAGACATTGCAATTTGCCACACTTATTTCATATGATAGGGGTATAGGCCTTTCATTCCAACCaaaattccggatactgctttgtaaagttaatttatgctaatttgtaAACCTTTTTATTGGTACTGTATATAAGCAAGTTTTATACAACTACTTCTGTAGAAGCTTTTGTTAAGGACTATTGTTGTATGTTGTGTCTCGTGTTGTTACTACGTCGTTGTTTCTATGTTTATGTATGTTACTCGCTCTGTAACTCCTTAAAGGTATAAGTACTTGTAAGTACAAGGCTCTGTCATCTAAATATAGGCTATAACCATTCCTCTTTCGGTAATCAATAccaaacttattacacagtacgtacgtcCTTAAACAGTacttttagttttatactttggttatttttttaagttaagtatCGATGTGTATAGTTTATACTAAGTTTATACTTAGTTTTTATCGATGTGTTtgatgtttgatatgcataattatagtcaaaccttTTAAAACTGTCACCTAACCATAAGGCAAATAAGGCAAACAgtggcctttgaaccaaggtgacttgcattttaaagtatccttgctctattatattatttcaatggatgtttcttacaggctgacctttagcaatatcagaacatatggtctttcttgagaggtggctgattgcaaAACATTGACCGTTTGGCCTTCCAAAttaccagttgatcagtatatgactgtatatcgtagtaaaggtgtttatagtaaTGAACTGTtaagtcaatattcattgctgtgTATTCAAAAGCTGTTCTCCAAAGGAGGAGgttaagaaaacaacaacaataccctctATGTAAATACACCAACgcaatcgtcaacatataataaaatccgaaaagtagatccctcggtagtaccgagaacaaggcaaacagtgaaaattgcagactcgctttgactgagtctgttcatgagcagtaatggaaaatgcaacgtGGGTTATAATGTTCgtgttccttttaaactgtgagtttcacgcTCATAGTTGGGATAAAATGATGTTGATTGCGtctcattcattgtacatcttagtcttTCCTTATAATTTAACTTTAAAGAATCATATAGAGCCCACATGCTAGATAAGacatcagaataatggtcttgataatcTTAAACTCATAGACATTTCGGATGAACAATTatgtaagtctgaatttaagcacaacattgtgtatgcaatacatttcattcataTACCGAAACTAagaggtcaatttcgcatatAGGTCATGATCAATCCATAATTAGGttactaaatacaacaataaaaatcctgctcactcTACAATGGCAATGTTTTTTCtgcaacattcatgaaaccccatcagaatgTCTGTTGGCCTAGGGTCcacaacaaagacaccagtatcgttataaCATCTCCTTTTCTGACAGTACTCCGTACACTGCTTTATTTGGcccggagtttccttttgctgcatctttctgcaactttcgtacttgtatagaagttatttTGTTGTGACGTACAACAAACAACAATTCACTTAGAAAATATTTACGTGTTAAGTTATGAACTTAAGACACCTCAATCTTCAAGTTGTCACGTGACTTGAATCTGCAGTCCTATTCGAGTGTTCACGTGTCGTGATATTTTCAATCTTTAATCATGTTAACATTAAGAATATATGGCATTTTAATACTTTTCGTATACTAAACACTCCAGGAATATACCTGATGTATCGGagagaaattaaatttcaatacaaATTCAATTTGTACCAAGATCTCAATTATAATtcaactacagtcaaacctgtattaagcaaccaaAGAGGACAGCCGTACAATCTGACGGCTTTAGGCAGGTGGTTGTTTAAGACAAACTAAAAATGTTAACTTGGGAAGTTAACTAattggctgcttaaggcaagtgacaTCTTAATACAGGTAGTCGTTAAAGCAGATTCAACTGTGTGTGTTTTAGTAGGCAATTTTAATGGTTTTCAATATCTGTATTCCAGGAAGCAGATACAGTTTTACCGGTACAATTATCTTGGTTGATACTGATTATAAAGGTTTCGCTGTAATTTGGGGATGCCAAAAATGGTCGGTATTTGGTAATATTTGTGAAGATCCTGGCTTATACATTACAACAAGACATCTCACACCGCACCCGGAAGTACTGAGACGCGTGGAAAGTGTCCTTCTAAACACATGGGATATCTCACTTAACCAGTTGACGAGTGTACCTCATGTAAAACGTAAGTATCTTTGGAAACTGtcttataattttgttggacatacattcaacatttttttctgagtTAATGAATACTCAAATTTTGCAACACAGACATAAAGTTATGTTTCAGTTTTACATCATGCTACGAAGGTATCATAAAAGCAAATGAccagtataaaaataaattctccCGAAAGTTCAGATCAATTGAAATATTCACCTGAATCTCGGAATAAATGgttattcattatttataaaaaatgttgttattttctttttcaaaatggaggattcttttgcttttttttaatctgttttaatattcaataaAACTGGTTTTGCTTTAACGAGTCAGATAATTATTTTAATCAGCCTAACGCGCttcaaaaaatcgattttttgttAATTATCTTTAGAGCCAATTAGTTTGATTCAGGACTAAATCTCAACTGTCAACGTTTTCAGAAATTGTTAAGgtaataaaacaattgtatttCATGACTATAGTATGAAATAGTAAAACCTATTATtcgatgaaatatattttagcttGATATACATCTGTTAACCTCGGTCTTTCAAAAGCAGTTCTTAATACAAATGTACGTCCCCCAACTACATCGGAAAAATAGTTCTGACAGATCcccaaaaaacacaaaatatcatgCCTCAGATGTCAAAGGAAGGGCCAAAATTCTTTATATTGAATATCACCTATAACTATAGGGACATTATTTAACTGTTTTCGATATGTCTTTGCCTATTATCCTACAtgtttatatcaaacattttctcTTTATGTATTCATTCTATAACGATtagtttttattgttttgaaaagtgaacagaagtttataaaaattatgtttttatataatataatatacattaattgaaattatctttttcatttaaattaaattgaattgtACGTGTTCTTTTTATATCTTAATAGTTCGTTCgaattattttatttgattgtCATTCTTCTTAAAGCTTGCATTACTGGAAGGAATCCGATCGGCTAAGATGGCGGAGTACACTAGAAACTAGACTGAAACAGTACCACATAAAAGAACAGTCTTCGATCAAAGTTATGATAAAAAGTTCCCAAAACGAAAATAGCTGTTTATCTATTTACTCCCACCATACTAAGCACCATTATTCTTGGATTATTCCTAGACtacatgttgttatattttctagtcctttagAAATACTTTGGTATCATTCCGCTGAGAAAGGTGCCAAGAGCATGAGAAAAgctgcatatttcattacatcaATAAACAGAGTCATTCGAAGCAAATatgctatcattttgcttttatcagttCTTTTCTTCCAAAGAAGTTCCTTTAAGTTTCAATAACTTCCACTTCAGAGATCTTTATATGTCGTGTGGCGGCTGTCTGTAACTTGACTCTTTTGTGCTGGTATATTTTAGTCCTTTTAGGATTATTGAGTCCATTTAGTTTTACCATAATAGAAGAATTCCGCTTAAAATGTTGAAAGGGGACTTAAaaagtgttgcatatttcatttccatttatgaacagacttaatcaaaccgactCTTCTAACAGATTTTATGATGATATATCAGATATCATAAAAACTTCGCATGAATAGATTGtagataaataatattttaataaaatattttaagcagGGAATGCCGACTCCGTTAGTGCGTATTGTGGTATGGATGGGCTATATGGATAATAATGTTTCGATATTTTAAAAccattaccatgctggacacaactgattttgcctttgcgaacagtgtaggTCATTAtaagcctgtgcatccgtgcagtctgatcacgagCGTACTGGTCGCCATTCCGTCAGTATCTTAttggtatgcatcccttttaaaagttaatggtactgtccaaattgaaggctggatcagttcattatagaaatttatcagggtaagatTTAAATCGTACAGTATCATAATCATAGAAAATAATCTAATATTGTAATGAActtcggcaatttccgtttgcttacgtattttccgtatgcgatttcggcattcttcggttagCCCTGTGGTAACACGCTAGACTGTCAATCCAAGAGGTCCAGGGTTTGGATTCCGGtaaaggcactggaaatttctgagatacctttagtgtctcccacctaaaAAAGAGGcaagtactggttcttcccatgaCAGACAGCTTCGCGTGTTTCGGTCCTATACACTAgtcacgttaaagaaccagactgtccatTCGCAGAGATCAAAGAGCTAGGCTTATTAAGTTGGACAGAATTGTATCTAAATGATTTCTCTCTCTTTCCGCTGTTCtggaaaattcattttatttcacattctatcaagttattatttttgcaaaagatTTGGTAATGTATATCCGGTTCATAAGGTGCCTTATCGAGTAAGTTTTAGACAGGCtgaattaaaataacaatttcaTGACAAACAACTTAGGTCAtagtagcccgaattactaaggcttgtaaaaatgtgtgaggtcctcatttgcgcTGAGTTCTATACGGATGGGTTatgtgaaaactgaaaaaaatcacccagtaccatatatttttcatatgcatgcaacgTATAGTAACTTTTGCTCTCTAAATATTGAATTTTACTACGGATTGATACCGTCAcactgccctaaccaatgaaccgaatggcccccaaattgtagatcacaatcttaATTTCAAAACTATATATTCAATGAGAGAGAAGAACAAACACATAAGTCAAAGTAGCTCGATATTAAAAAAAGGTTCGTAGTGCGGTGTGCACCTGCTGTGAGTCGTATACGAATGCGTTTTCTGAAAGCTGAAAACAAATTAGTGAAATATTACTTTCATATGCAACCTAGAGTAACATATGCTCTGTAGATACTAATctgttactccaaattgataccgccCTCCTCCCCTTAACACTGaaccgattcggcagtaaagcccctcaaatggtagatcaaaagccTAAAACACACTGGTATGTTTTCAAGGCCAGATAAGGACAAAACACCTAGGACATAGTAGctcgaattactaaggcttgtaataatGTGTGAGGTCCTCAtgtgcgttgagtcgtatacggatgagTTTTATGAAACATAGGTCTTAGAAGCTctaattactaaggcttgtaataaagcgtgaggtcctcatttgcgttgagtcctatacggagtttttgtgaaagctgaaataAATCACTCTGTACCATATATTGTTCATATGCAATCAACGTATAGTAActtttgctctgtaaatattaaattttactccaaattgattCAGTCACCCTGctctaaccaatgaaccgaatcggcattAAAAACCCTTAACTTGTAGATCACAATCTTAATTGCAAAGGTATGTCTTCAATTATAGAGAGGGaaaaacacataagtcacagtagcccgataTTAAAAAAGACTTGCAATGCGGTTTGCACGCAGTTCCTACCTTCAATGGGTCATATACGGATGCgttctgtgaaagctgaaaaaaaataactctatagtgaaatattactttcatatgcaacctatagtaaTATACGTCTGTAAATATTAATatgttactccaaattgataccgccACCCTCCCCTAAACACTGAACTGTTTCGGCAGTAAAGTCCCTCAAATGATAGATCAAAAGCCTAAAACACACTGGTATGTCTTCAAGGCCAGATAAGGACAAAACACCTAGGACATAGTAGctcgaattactaaggcttgtaataatGCGTGAGGTCCTCGtttgcgttgagtcctatacggatgagttttaTGAAAGCTGAAAGAATACACCCAGTACCATAcatttttcatatgcatgcaacgTATAGTAActtttgctctgtaaatattaaattttactccaaattgatatAGTCACCCTGCTCTAACCAATGAACCTAATCGGCATTAAAAACCCTCAACTTGTAGATCCGAATCTTAATTGCAAAggtatatcttcaataatagaaaGGGaaaaacacataagtcacagtagcccgataTTAAAAAAGACTTGTAATGCGGTGTGCACGCGGTTCCTACCTTCAATGGGTCAAATACGGATGCGTTCTgtgaaagttgaaaaaaataactctatagtgaaatattactttcatatgcaacctataATAATATACGCTCTGTTAATATTAATatgttactccaaattgataccgccACCCTCCCCTAAACACTGaaccgattcggcagtaaagcccCTCAAATGGTAAATCAAAAGCCTAAAACACACTGATACGTTTTCAAGGCCAGATAAGGACAAAAATCTTAGGTCATAATAGCcaaaattactaaggcttttaataATGCAccgagtcgtatacggatgcgatttgtgaaagctgaaaataaactagtgaattatATCTTTCATAAGCAACCTATATCAATttatgctctgtaaatattaatctGATACTCAAAATTGATACCGCCATCGTCCACTAAACACTGaaccgattcggcagtaaagccACTCAAATGGTATATCAAAAGCTAAAACACACTGATATGTCTTCTAGGCAAGATAAGGACAACAATCTTATGTCATAGTTGCCCGAATTACTAAGTCTTGTGATAatgtgtgaggtcctcatttgcgttgagacaacggatgagttttgtgaaagctgaaagaaatcagcTAGTAccattatatttttcatatgcatgcaaATATAGTAActtttgctctgtaaatattaaattttactccaaattgataccgtcaccctgcccaaaccaatgaaccgaatcggcagggAAACCCCTAAAATTGTAGATCATaatcttaatttcaaagatatatcttcaataatagagaggatAAACACATAAATCGCATGCTAAAGAAAATGCATCGCTGTTGGAATTTCGAACAAACTTGGAATCAATCAAGATCTAAGTAGAAAATTTGAGATCACAGAACGAGAAAATTTAAGAACAGACAGAAATAACCGAAACTGAAGAGGAACTGTCAACAGTGAACATTATTCGTTGCAACTTGTAATACAACTTCGTCAATTTCGTGAATTTGACAATCTTTTAAACCAGAAAAGAAGTAGTTCGTCATCTTCAGATCAACAACAGACTGTAACTTTTCCGAGCGCTAGCTGTGTACATTCATCACAGTATCATCGTCTACCGAAATGATCGTTACCTACATTTGACGGAAATATTCTACAGTGGCAAATGTTTTGAAACTCATTCAACACTACTGTTCACACAAATTCGAACTTGTCAGATGTGCAGAAATTTAATTATCTATGATCGCAGATGGATGACGATGCAGCCAGAACTATTGAGGGATTTGCACTTACAAACTCCAGCTACGTTAAGGCAGTCGATCTTTAACAGGAACGGTATGGGCAGACGCAAAACATTGTACACGCATACATGCAGgctttgtttgtgtgtgtgttcgggtttaacgtcttttcaacaatttttcagtcatataaacgatggtgtctacttgtagcagtgagcacaatgctcaaatttatagtgctgcctcactggaatatcacgccgtagacacgtggcatgataccccaccaagtcacattatactgacaccgggctgacaagtcctagcactatcctcttaatgctgagcgccaagcgaggaagctactagtaccatttttacgcctttggtatgacgtggccggggatcgaacccacgacctcccgcactcgaagcggacgctctaccactaggctaccgaggcggtacttTAGATAACTGCACGGCAACCGGTATTCCCAGGCGGTAACCATCCAAGTACTAACCGGGCTCGATGTTGCTTAACTTTGGTGATCGAACGAGAACCGGTGTTTTCAACGTGATATGGCCGTCGCCAAACAACACATTTAGCAGTCTGAGAAATTATTACGATAAACTGGATACCTATACCCGTGGACTTGAATCACAGGATCAACATCATGATCTTGTGGACTTTGATACACTTCCTGCGGAAATACGAAAATCCTTTGCACCAGACCATAAGGGCAGTAATATTTAGCTAAACAAGCTTACGAGGAAATTAACGTGATGTAAGTAGGTAAGATCAACAGCCACAACATATTAGAAAACCCGTCTACAATGTCACTCTGAATAA is a window from the Mercenaria mercenaria strain notata chromosome 7, MADL_Memer_1, whole genome shotgun sequence genome containing:
- the LOC123554941 gene encoding uncharacterized protein LOC123554941 → MILKALTVIAVVALSNGYLQWGKKLPPFASSMYPGAVRERIRIPPRPMPGFNVLPWLGPWYFYKFNRRPCSWSNSEEYTDFTKVLQLQRNRIITQQTMRTFGTCKSVTAIWYVNGPGVFKGIDPVGSRYSFTGTIILVDTDYKGFAVIWGCQKWSVFGNICEDPGLYITTRHLTPHPEVLRRVESVLLNTWDISLNQLTSVPHVKPCITGRNPIG